The Afifella aestuarii genomic interval AGCAACCCATGACCACGGGACGGTCGAGCTGGAGACCCTTCCATAGGGCTTCGATGGTCGCGAGATACTCTTCCGTCTTGAGCTCGTAGGATTCCAGCCACCATTCGTCCGGCGGGTCGGAGCGGCCATGCCGGGGCATGTCGAAGCAAACGACCCGAAACCGGCGCGTCACCTCTTCGTCGTTGAGGAGATGGCGGAACTGGCGGCTGTCGGCCCCGGCGGTATGCAGGCAGAGGAGGGGGATGCCCTCACCGGCTTCTTCCACATAGATGCGGTGGTTGCGGCCTTGGATCGCCACATTGAGGTAGCGGCCGACGATCGGTTCGAATTCAGGCATGCTCTTTCCCCACCTTCTGCATCAGGCCCATCATGCGGTGCAGGGCACGCGCGTTCTGCATCGCCACGAGCGTGTCGCCTTCGAGAACGAATTCCGGCACGCGCATGATCATGGCGAAGATGTCGTGGTAGAGCGGCGGCGGCGTCTCGCTCAAAAAGCGTTGCCACAGCTCCATCGGGGCGCGGATCTCAAATTGCGTGGGGACGTCGAAGCCGGGGGCCGGCAGGATTTTTTCGATCTTGCCCTGGCGCACCCGCAAGACGTAGCGGCGCTCGCCAAAGGTGATGCCCATATCGACGTCGAACTTGCCGCCGATGATGGCAAGCTCTCGGTCTGAGGCGACCCTGTCGGCAAAGGCGGCCATCCAATCCGGGTCAGGAAATTCAGCCATTTCGGTATCCTTGTCGTCGAAGGCGGGCCGGGGCAGGGCCTCTGGCTCGCCAGGTCGGAGCCTCGCGCATAAGAAGGCGGCGCGAACTCTTCTGAGCCGCGCCGCTTGCCTTTACGCGCCGTATTGCTCGTCGGTGACGTGCTCCAGCCATTCGACGACGACGCCGTCATGGCCTTCCTGCATGGAGATGTGGGTCATCATCGTGTTGGGACCCGCACCATGCCAATGCTTCTCGCCGGGCGGGATCCAGATGACGTCGCCGGCCCGGATCTCCTGGATCGGCCCGTCCCATTTCTGGATGCGGCCGGTGCCCGCGGTGACGTAAAGCGTCTGCCCCATCGGATGCGTGTGCCAGGCCGTGCGGGACCCCGGCTCGAACATGACCACGTTCGACTTCAAAAGCGCCGGCTCAGGCGCCTCGATGATCGGGTCCTGCCAGACATTGCCCGTGAAGGATTTTGCCGGTGCCTTGCGGGTCGGCAGAGTTCCAAGACGTCTGATCTCCATATTTCTCCTCTCCTTGATGTCGGCCGTTTCGTCCGGCCTGGTCTCCCGCCTTGGCGGGTCGTTCGTTGAGCGGTGGGGCGGCACGCCTCATTTGAGGCCATGCGTGAAGCTCTTCGGCTCCGGGCCCATCAGCGAGTACGGCAGAATGGTCGAAAGCCCCGGCACGTAGGTCGCGATCACGAGGAAGATGAGCATGATGCCGATGAAGGGGGCCGCAGCCTTCGTCACCTGCACGACGCTCATTCGGGCGACGCTCGCCGTGACGAAGAGATTGAGCCCGATCGGCGGGCTGATCAGCCCGATCTCCATGTTGACGACGATCATGATGCCGAGATGGATCGGATCGACGCCGAGCTCCATCGCCACCGGGAACACCACCGGCACGACGATCAGGAGGAGGCCCGAGGGCTCCATGAACTGGCCGCCGATGAGCAGCAGGATGTTGAGCGCCAGCAGGAAGGTGAACCAGTTGAACCCGGCTCCGATCATCCATTCGGTGATCGTCTGCGGCACCCGTTCCACCGTCAGCACATGAGCGAAGAGCATCGCGTTGACGACGATGAACATGAGCATGATCGTCGCCTTGCCGGCCTCCACCAGCACATGCTCGGTGTCGCGATGGAAGCAGGCGGGCACGAAGCGCGTGACCGTGAGGAGGGCGTTGCGCTGCACGGCGCCGATGATCGATTCCCCGTCCTGGCGCCACGGCACGCCGCGAAGCGGCCCCATATCGCGATAGATGAAGATTGCGACGAGGAAGGAATAGACCGCCGCGACGGCCGCGGCCTCGGTCGGCGTGAAGATGCCGCCATAGATGCCGCCGAGGATGACGATAACGAGGAAGAGGCCCCAGGACGCGTCGAGAAAGGCGTCGCGTACGGCCGTAAAGCCCGCGAACGGCAGTTTCGGCATGCCGCGGAAGCGCGCATTGAGATAGACCCCGACCATCAGCATCAGCCCGGCGACAGTGCCCGGCAGGATGCCTGCGAGGAACATGCGGCTGACGGAAACGTCTGTGGCAGCGCAGTAGACCACCATGACGATCGATGGCGGAATGAGAATGCCGAGCGTGCCGGCATTGCAGATGATGCCTGCGGCGAATTCCTTCGAGTAGCCGACCTCGCGCATGCTCGCGATGGCGATCGAGCCGATCGCAACCACGGTCGCGGGCGAAGAGCCGGAAAGCGCGGCAAACAGCATGCACGACATCACCGAGGCGATCGCGAGGCCGCCGCGGAGATGGCCGACCGCGGAGACCGCGAAGCGGATGATGCGGCGCGCGACGCCACCGGTCGACATGAAGGACGAGGCGAGAATGAAGAACGGGATGGCGAGCAGCGTGTAGCTCTGCGAGGCCGTAAAGAGCTTGAGCGCCACCGACGACATGGAATCTCCGGAGAAGAGAACGATCGTCAGAACGCTCGACAGGCCGAGGGCGAGCGCGACAGGGACGCCGGCGAAGAGAAGCGCCAGAACCGTGATGAACAGGAAGCCGGAGACCATCATTTACCTCCGGTCTTTGGAGTTGTTGTCGTCGTACCAGTGCGGCGCCTCTGAGGCGTGCTCCTGCGCGGCGGCATAGCTCTCGTGGTCGGGATCTGAATGCTGATCCATGAGCTCGGTCGTCTCGATGGCTGTGGTGATCATCTCCCGCTTGCCCTGGACGATCTCGATCAGCGCCTGCAGGCAGCGGAAGCCGAACAGGAAGAGGCCGAGGGGCAGGATGAGATAGGCGATCCAGCGATGTACCCGGGCGGGCAGGTCGAACATCTCCTGCGCCCATTCCGGATAGCGGATCTCGGTGAGGCCGATGCCGGTTTCAAAGGTGCGCAGCCAGTAAGGAAAGGCGCCGCCCTTGGCGTCGATGCCGACGAATTGAAGCCAGTCGGCCCAGAAGAAGATTGCGGCGTAGACGATGCCGCAAAGTGCGCCGAAGATCGCAAACGCTTTGAAGAGGTGCCTGGGCAAGGCCCGGACCAGCGTGTCGACCGCCAGATGCGAGCCGATCTTCGCGCCGTACGCCATGCCGAAGAGAATGAGCCAGGCGAACAGGATGCGCGCGAAATCGAGCGCGCCGAGCCAGCCCGTATTGAACACGTAGCGGGCGATGACCTGGGTAAAGGACGTGATCGTCATCGCGGCCATCAAGATCGCGATGACGCTGCGCTCGAAGCGGTCGACGCGTCGGCCGAAACTGCTCATCTTCCATCCTTCAGGGGTTGGATCCTCGCGGCCCTTCGCCGAAAGCGGCGAAGGGAATCTCAATGGCGAGCGGTCCGGCCGGGCGCACGGGCGGCGTGTTCGGCGACGGCATGTCAGCCGTCACCGCGCTTGTGGGCCCGGCAGAGCCTGCGTTCAGGATTTGTTGGACGCGACTGCGGCCTCGATCACATCCTTGCCGATCCCGTCTTCGAACTCTTCCCAGACGGGTTTCACGGCATCGACCCATTTCTGCCGCTGTTCAGGAGAGAGCGTGCGGACGGTGACGCCCGCTTCCTGGATGCGCTTTTTGCTCTCTTCGTTGATGGCCGTGGCCTTCTCGTTGTACTCGTCGCTGACCTCGCCGACGATACCGAGGAACTTCTCGCGCACATCGTCATCCAGGCTGCCGAGGAAGTCGTCCGAGGTGACGAGAATGTAGGTGAGGAACTGGTGGTTGGTCTCCGTCACCCCGTCCTGCACCTCGTAGAGCTTGCCGGTGTAGATGTTCGACCAGGTGTTTTCCTGCCCGTCGACGACGCCGGTCTGCAAGGCGCCGAAAGCCTCACTCCAGGCGAGGGGCTGCGGGTTGGCACCGAGGGCCTTGATCATGGCTATCGACACGTCCGAGGTGGTCGCGCGGATCTTGAGCCCGTTGAGGTCGGACGGCTCGATCAGGGGCCGGTTCGCCGAAAAGGCCCGCAGACCGTTATAGACATAGGCGAGGCCGACGAAGCCGTTGTCCGTCATGGACTTCAGGAGTTCGTCGCCGGTCTCGCTATGGGTGAAGCGCGAAACCGCGTCGGTGTCCTCAAACAGGAACGGCAGGTTGAAGACGTCGAGTTTGGCCGTATAGGCGCCGAGCTTGCCGATGTCCGGGGAGGCGAGCTGGATGTCGCCGATCGCCAGCGCTTCCATGACTTCATCGTCATTGTAGAGCTGCGAGCTCGGATAGACCTGGATGCAAAGCTGCCCGTCCATCTCTTCGTTGACGCGCTTGGCGAGCGCGGTGGCCATCTCGCCCTTCGGATTGCCGGTCGGGGCGCTCACATGGCTGTATTTGATGAGCGTTTCGCCGGACTGGCACTCCGATTGAGCCATGGCCGTGCTGGCCAGAAGGCTCATTGCGAGAGCTGTGAGAATGGTGGTTTTCATCGTGTCCTCCCTGGTGATCACTCTTCCCGCTCGTTCAGTGGCGGAAGCTGAAGTGAGCTGATCATAGGCCTTGGGCCAAGTCAATATGATTGTATGATCAGAATATTTCAGAACAATTTTGCAGGCGACAGCCCGCGCTTTCCGCGCGTGCTGCCGTCGCAGAGCTGTACTTTATGCAGATAGAAAAGCGCTACGCTGCTCTGTGCGGCCGCCGCGCCTTCCCGGAATTCAGCCGGTGGCGCCGTCGCTGCGCAGGCTGACGCCGGCGGCTTTCTCCGTCAGCGTCACCACCTTGGTGAAATCGGAATCCGCGCCGAGCTTGTCGACGGCCTCCTGCCAGATATCAAAGACCGTTTCGCAGCCGGGCAGGCTGAGGCCCATCGACTTGGCGACCTCGTTGAAGAGCTTGACGTCCTTGAACATGAGCCCGGAGGAGAAGCCGTAATCGAAGGTGCCCGGCAGGATCGACTGGGGGAATTTCTGCATGGTCGCAGTGTTGCGACCGCTGCCGGCATTGATGACGTCGATCATCACATCCGGGGAGAGGCCGGCCTTGGCGCCCATCGCCACGGCTTCGGAGCTCAGCGCCATGGCGGCCGCCGACAAGAGATTGTTGACGAGCTTCATTGTCTGGGCGAGGCCCGGCTTGTCGCTCACATAGAACGGCTTGCCGATCGCCTTGAGCTGCGGCAGGAGGTTGTCATAGTCGGCTTTCGGCCCGGAGAACATGACGGCGAGAGTGCCAGCTTTGGCGCCGCCGACGCCGCCGCTCACCGGGGAATCGAGCCAGGTCACGCCCTTGTCCTGCATCTTTTTCGCCAGCGTTTCCGCCATTTGCGGACCCGTCGTGGACAGATCCACGATCCGCTTCACCTGGTTTCCTTCCGCGAGCCCCTTCTCGCCGAAGGCGACGGCCTCCACGATCGGCGGCGTCGGAAGCGACAGGAAGACAGTGTCGACCTGAGAGGCGAGATCGGCCGCCGAATTTGCCGCCTTGGCGCCGCGCTCCACAAAGGGTGCGATTGCACTTTCGCGTGCATCATAAACGACGAGCGGGTTGCCGGCGTCCAGCAGGCGCCCGGCCATCGGGACGCCCATATTTCCAAGACCGATGAAGCCGATTTTGTCGCTCAAGATATTCCTCCACGATTGGCGGCTCGACAGCCTGCCGATTATTCGTTGCGATGGCAGGATTTTGCCTGCAGCGGCCTCATCCGACGCCGTCGCAGGAACCCGCAAGCGGAGGCACCTTATCGGTCTTAATACCGTAATACAATATTATTAGTGGTTGATCGCGCGTCCTGCGTGTCCTGATTGAGGCACGCAGAACATGAAGCCCCGGGTCGCAGGCGGTGCCGAAGATGAGGGGCGGGTGGGCCTTGTCTGGCGCGAAAAGCGGGCCTTCAGGCGCGCCGCTTCTTGTCGCGCGTATCCATGGAAAACGTATGCATGGCCGCTGCCGCGGCACGCCGCACATGGTCCGTGGCGATCGACTTCGCTCCAGCAGCGTCGCGGCGGTCGAGCGCGTCGAGGAGGCTCTGCAGCTCGCTCAGACTCTGCTGCCAGCGATTGGGGGCCTGCAGCGATTGCGCCCGCAACAGCATGGTGCGCGCGTTGAGCATATAGAGCGTCTTGCCCAAGGCTTCGTTGCCGGTGCCTGTGACCAGACAATCGTAGAACTTGTTCTTCAGCGCGATGCGTGTCGCGGCGATATCGGCCTTCTTGACCTCCTCGAACGCGGCTTTCAGCGCCT includes:
- a CDS encoding (R)-mandelonitrile lyase — its product is MEIRRLGTLPTRKAPAKSFTGNVWQDPIIEAPEPALLKSNVVMFEPGSRTAWHTHPMGQTLYVTAGTGRIQKWDGPIQEIRAGDVIWIPPGEKHWHGAGPNTMMTHISMQEGHDGVVVEWLEHVTDEQYGA
- a CDS encoding TRAP transporter large permease, with the protein product MVSGFLFITVLALLFAGVPVALALGLSSVLTIVLFSGDSMSSVALKLFTASQSYTLLAIPFFILASSFMSTGGVARRIIRFAVSAVGHLRGGLAIASVMSCMLFAALSGSSPATVVAIGSIAIASMREVGYSKEFAAGIICNAGTLGILIPPSIVMVVYCAATDVSVSRMFLAGILPGTVAGLMLMVGVYLNARFRGMPKLPFAGFTAVRDAFLDASWGLFLVIVILGGIYGGIFTPTEAAAVAAVYSFLVAIFIYRDMGPLRGVPWRQDGESIIGAVQRNALLTVTRFVPACFHRDTEHVLVEAGKATIMLMFIVVNAMLFAHVLTVERVPQTITEWMIGAGFNWFTFLLALNILLLIGGQFMEPSGLLLIVVPVVFPVAMELGVDPIHLGIMIVVNMEIGLISPPIGLNLFVTASVARMSVVQVTKAAAPFIGIMLIFLVIATYVPGLSTILPYSLMGPEPKSFTHGLK
- a CDS encoding TRAP transporter small permease; the protein is MSSFGRRVDRFERSVIAILMAAMTITSFTQVIARYVFNTGWLGALDFARILFAWLILFGMAYGAKIGSHLAVDTLVRALPRHLFKAFAIFGALCGIVYAAIFFWADWLQFVGIDAKGGAFPYWLRTFETGIGLTEIRYPEWAQEMFDLPARVHRWIAYLILPLGLFLFGFRCLQALIEIVQGKREMITTAIETTELMDQHSDPDHESYAAAQEHASEAPHWYDDNNSKDRR
- a CDS encoding DctP family TRAP transporter solute-binding subunit; its protein translation is MKTTILTALAMSLLASTAMAQSECQSGETLIKYSHVSAPTGNPKGEMATALAKRVNEEMDGQLCIQVYPSSQLYNDDEVMEALAIGDIQLASPDIGKLGAYTAKLDVFNLPFLFEDTDAVSRFTHSETGDELLKSMTDNGFVGLAYVYNGLRAFSANRPLIEPSDLNGLKIRATTSDVSIAMIKALGANPQPLAWSEAFGALQTGVVDGQENTWSNIYTGKLYEVQDGVTETNHQFLTYILVTSDDFLGSLDDDVREKFLGIVGEVSDEYNEKATAINEESKKRIQEAGVTVRTLSPEQRQKWVDAVKPVWEEFEDGIGKDVIEAAVASNKS
- a CDS encoding NAD(P)-dependent oxidoreductase, producing MLSDKIGFIGLGNMGVPMAGRLLDAGNPLVVYDARESAIAPFVERGAKAANSAADLASQVDTVFLSLPTPPIVEAVAFGEKGLAEGNQVKRIVDLSTTGPQMAETLAKKMQDKGVTWLDSPVSGGVGGAKAGTLAVMFSGPKADYDNLLPQLKAIGKPFYVSDKPGLAQTMKLVNNLLSAAAMALSSEAVAMGAKAGLSPDVMIDVINAGSGRNTATMQKFPQSILPGTFDYGFSSGLMFKDVKLFNEVAKSMGLSLPGCETVFDIWQEAVDKLGADSDFTKVVTLTEKAAGVSLRSDGATG
- a CDS encoding GntR family transcriptional regulator → MNETKVRDEEFRVPRPAATLRHSVTESIRQAIAAGRFRPGERMPERDLCEMTGVSRTLVREALRQLESEGLIEVIAHKGPVVSRITAAQAIGVYQVREVLEGLAAELFAEHATDNDREALKAAFEEVKKADIAATRIALKNKFYDCLVTGTGNEALGKTLYMLNARTMLLRAQSLQAPNRWQQSLSELQSLLDALDRRDAAGAKSIATDHVRRAAAAAMHTFSMDTRDKKRRA